The Anas platyrhynchos isolate ZD024472 breed Pekin duck chromosome Z, IASCAAS_PekinDuck_T2T, whole genome shotgun sequence genome includes a window with the following:
- the EMB gene encoding embigin isoform X1, with protein MPTGLKSSPEPMTTTQTVNRQTRGGSITDHLTVGPDASTLGLDLTTQEFKQDTKSNISHGSYEKHEVVLPDDSGPAVVKNITLDRAVRIELICKLHDKYSSLKVIQVTWKKGNETIGHINKTENSWSIQLTISDNSKLGSYNCTVKGEKEFSVVFHLQVPKIDVKDKPVITYEGDIAVLVCKSLNSTPISWTWYMTNGSEQIAINDSLVLDKYVIDKAFPNVTQLKILKLTSKDDGVYWCEAAFELGKSKGKMKLKVLSLMVPLKPFLAIVAEVVVLVAVIFLFEIYSKRREKCAEIEKEFDQTEQLKSEESNGVENSSTRHRKV; from the exons ATGCCAACTGGACTTAAATCATCTCCtg AGCCCATGACAACTACACAAACTGTGAACCGGCAAACGCGGGGAGGCAGCATTACAGATCACTTGACAGTTGGACCTGATGCATCTACACTTG GTCTGGATCTTACCACGCAGGAGTTCAAGCAGGACACCAAGTCGAACATATCTCATGGCTCTTATGAGAAGCATGAAGTAGTCCTTCCTG ATGATTCTGGTCCTGCTGTGGTAAAAAATATCACTTTGGACCGTGCAGTGAGAATTGAGCTCATATGCAAACTGCATGATAAATATTCCTCTCTGAAAGTGATTCAAGTGACGTGGAAGAAGGGAAATGAAACAATTGGACACATCAATAAAACGGAAAATAGCTGGAGCATCCA attgaCAATCTCGGATAACAGTAAGCTGGGAAGTTACAATTGTACCGTGAAAGGTGAAAAAGAATTCAGCGTGGTATTTCATTTACAAG TACCGAAAATTGATGTAAAAGACAAACCTGTAATCACTTACGAAGGAGATATAGCTGTGCTGGTTTGTAAAAGTCTCAATTCTACTCCCATTTCTTGGACCTGGTATATGACCAATGGAAGCGAACAG atTGCCATTAATGACTCTTTGGTGTTGGACAAGTATGTAATAGATAAAGCATTTCCCAATGTAACCCAACTGAAGATACTGAAGCTCACCAGTAAAGATGATGGTGTATACTGGTGCGAAGCTGCTTTTGAACtaggaaaaagcaaaggaaaaatgaagcttAAAGTTCTGTCACTCATGGTGCCACTCAAGCCCTTTCTAGCAATAGTGGCTGAAGTTGTTGTATTAGTagctgttattttcctttttgagaTATATtcgaaaaggagagagaaatgtgCAG aaattgaaaaagaatttgACCAAACTGAGCAACT TAAATCAGAAGAAAGCAACGGTGTGGAAAACAGTAGCACTAGACACAGAAAAGTTTAA
- the EMB gene encoding embigin isoform X2, producing the protein MPARCLGSCSGRLLLLLCLCFSLPGGSPADLAVTPQDANQTHENSLTQMPTGLKSSPEPMTTTQTVNRQTRGGSITDHLTVGPDASTLGLDLTTQEFKQDTKSNISHGSYEKHEVVLPDDSGPAVVKNITLDRAVRIELICKLHDKYSSLKVIQVTWKKGNETIGHINKTENSWSIQLTISDNSKLGSYNCTVKGEKEFSVVFHLQVPKIDVKDKPVITYEGDIAVLVCKSLNSTPISWTWYMTNGSEQIAINDSLVLDKYVIDKAFPNVTQLKILKLTSKDDGVYWCEAAFELGKSKGKMKLKVLSLMVPLKPFLAIVAEVVVLVAVIFLFEIYSKRREKCAEIEKEFDQTEQLKSEESNGVENSSTRHRKV; encoded by the exons ATGCCTGCACGCTGCTTAGGGAGCTGCTcggggcggctgctgctgctgctttgcctcTGCTTCAGCCTCCCGGGAGGGAGCCCCGCAG atctAGCTGTGACACCACAGGATGCCAATCAGACTCACGAGAACTCTTTGACTCAGATGCCAACTGGACTTAAATCATCTCCtg AGCCCATGACAACTACACAAACTGTGAACCGGCAAACGCGGGGAGGCAGCATTACAGATCACTTGACAGTTGGACCTGATGCATCTACACTTG GTCTGGATCTTACCACGCAGGAGTTCAAGCAGGACACCAAGTCGAACATATCTCATGGCTCTTATGAGAAGCATGAAGTAGTCCTTCCTG ATGATTCTGGTCCTGCTGTGGTAAAAAATATCACTTTGGACCGTGCAGTGAGAATTGAGCTCATATGCAAACTGCATGATAAATATTCCTCTCTGAAAGTGATTCAAGTGACGTGGAAGAAGGGAAATGAAACAATTGGACACATCAATAAAACGGAAAATAGCTGGAGCATCCA attgaCAATCTCGGATAACAGTAAGCTGGGAAGTTACAATTGTACCGTGAAAGGTGAAAAAGAATTCAGCGTGGTATTTCATTTACAAG TACCGAAAATTGATGTAAAAGACAAACCTGTAATCACTTACGAAGGAGATATAGCTGTGCTGGTTTGTAAAAGTCTCAATTCTACTCCCATTTCTTGGACCTGGTATATGACCAATGGAAGCGAACAG atTGCCATTAATGACTCTTTGGTGTTGGACAAGTATGTAATAGATAAAGCATTTCCCAATGTAACCCAACTGAAGATACTGAAGCTCACCAGTAAAGATGATGGTGTATACTGGTGCGAAGCTGCTTTTGAACtaggaaaaagcaaaggaaaaatgaagcttAAAGTTCTGTCACTCATGGTGCCACTCAAGCCCTTTCTAGCAATAGTGGCTGAAGTTGTTGTATTAGTagctgttattttcctttttgagaTATATtcgaaaaggagagagaaatgtgCAG aaattgaaaaagaatttgACCAAACTGAGCAACT TAAATCAGAAGAAAGCAACGGTGTGGAAAACAGTAGCACTAGACACAGAAAAGTTTAA